TAAATTATGAACTAGTTTGGAGTCTAGCAAAATAAGCCAAACAAACTGTTGTACAAGCTGCATGTACATTCtatccaaacaaaacaacaatccTAATATGGTATGATAAAGAACAAAGCAAACTTTAAGAGGAGGAATGTATTGTGACTCATTAAACTACGAAAACTGAACTCGTTTTATTAAATTTGACTCATTCATCTTCGTGGTGTTCGAAAAACTCATGGCAACAGATGGTAACCATGGTGATGAAGGTCATGAACTCCTGAAAATCACACTCTGAGTCACCATCCGTATCCAAGCTTTCCATCAAACTGTCCATTGTTGCTTGATCTTTCACATGCTGAGTgagataaaaaagaaaaagcttaAGAAATAGGAAAATAGCTAATTCGCTATTTACtattacacatttattattatttattcgtAAATGTTTGACACAAAAACTCAGTTCTGACATGAAGATTTGATTGAAAATCAAACATCCTTTAAATTTCAAAACAAAGTgtagagtaaaaaaaaagtttgaaatttAATTACTTCTGTGAGAGTTGGGAAAGAAAAAgcttaaatatgaaaatagctATTTCGCTTAGCGTTAAAAATATTGAATCAaattttttacacaaaaactCAATGCTGGCATAAAGCCTTGATTGAAAATCAAACATCCTTTAAATTTCAAAACAAAGTgtagagtaaaaaaaaagtttgaaatttAATTACTTCTGTGAGAGTTGGGAAAGAAAAAgcttaaatatgaaaatagctAATTCGCTTAgcgttaaaaatgtttaatcaaaTTTTTGACACAAAAACTCAATTCTGGCATAAAGCCTTGATTGAAAATAAACATCCTTTAAATTTCAAGACAAAGTgtagagtaaaaaataaaaataaaaagtttgaagtttaattaatttgtaagGAGTTGGAAAAGAAAAGgcttaaatatgaaaatagctAATTCGTTcaccattaaaaaatattttaaccaaATTTTTGACCCAAAAACTCAATTCTGACACAAAGCCTTGATTGAAAATCAAGCATTCTTTAAATTTCAAGCCAATgtgtagtgtaaaaaaaaagtttaattaaagTTTGAAGATTAATTACCTCGGTAAGAGTCGGAAATTCATTTGTGAGCAGCTCCTTGAGTTCGgtcttttttaatttgtacTTGTCGCCTTCTTTGGACGAGTATTTGTGGAAGACCTCAATGATGGTTCCCAGGCAGTTCTCTAAGTCTGACATCTTAATGTAGTGTAGCGTTCAACGTTTTCTGGAATAATTACAATAAGCACTAAAAATGTGGAAATGTTTGAAAGCAATTTCAAGCTGTTTAACTTTTCCCTCAAATGACTGTAAAGGTTTAAGTGTTGAAGCAATTTTATGGACCATTaactttctttctgtcttttgcAAACACATTTCTAGCCATTATGTAGTTAGTTTTGCAATTTCATCTGCAGTTCGGAATGCTTGGAGCAAAATAAGCTGTAAAACATTGCAATGATAAAACTTACTAGACTTACCAGCAGAGAGTTTGTCAGAATGAGGCGATTCAGAGCAGAGTGAGATGGGAGTCCATTTATAGGTCTGAAATGGAGGGGCCTGTAACTTGGAGATTCTGACCTGTCAATCACCAGAACTGACCAATGAGCTTCTGACCTTGTTCTCACTCCACTACACACACATTCGAGTGAGATACAATACAAAGAGATgaatatgaacacacacacacacacatacacacacacacacacacacatacatagaaTAACATTTGTGTGGCcaaatttgataaaaaattatattatacaaaataatGCCTTTGCCAACTTTCAAAGCATAGTATTTTGTTTACATGTAAAATGTGTAGCTAAATTAAACTGggtaagtttttgtttgtttgtatgttttttgttaaatCTGGTAAATTTTAGTTGTCACTGAGTTTTGAAAACTTGATACCTAGTATGTTTATTGTTTATACAGGcctttttgatttttctttgaaACTGCATTGTCTTGTCAGTCTTTTGCAAGGAATCAAAGACATGTCTCCTGTTTCTGTACATTGGTCATCTCATCTTCTCGTTGTGTAGGCCATAAGGATATATGTTCACcactttttttcctttctgttttccttttgatctttcttgGAAGTTCTGTTGCGCAAAAGCGCAC
The sequence above is a segment of the Onychostoma macrolepis isolate SWU-2019 chromosome 22, ASM1243209v1, whole genome shotgun sequence genome. Coding sequences within it:
- the s100b gene encoding protein S100-B, giving the protein MSDLENCLGTIIEVFHKYSSKEGDKYKLKKTELKELLTNEFPTLTEHVKDQATMDSLMESLDTDGDSECDFQEFMTFITMVTICCHEFFEHHEDE